Proteins found in one Triticum aestivum cultivar Chinese Spring chromosome 4D, IWGSC CS RefSeq v2.1, whole genome shotgun sequence genomic segment:
- the LOC123096096 gene encoding probable beta-D-xylosidase 7 isoform X2 — MAVLSHHDAGTVVAQTLLLLLTASSSLLGAVVPALAADPPFSCGPSSTAATQGYAFCDATLPVAQRAANLVARLTTAEKVAQLGDEAAGIPRLGVPAYKWWNEALHGLATSGKGLHFNGAVRSATSFPQAIGREARALYNLGQAEGLTMWSPNVNIYRDPRWGRGQETPGEDPTTASRYGVAFVKGLQGNSSASLLQTSACCKHATAYDLEDWGGVARYNFDARVTAQDLEDTYNPPFRSCVVDGKASCVMCAYTGINGVPACANSDLLTKTVRGDWGLDGYVASDCDAVAIMRDAQRYAPTPEDAVALALKAGLDIDCGTYMQQHAAAAVQQGKITEDDIDKALNNLFAVRMRLGHFDGDPRANIYGGLNAADICTPDHRALALEAAQDGIVLLKNDASILPLDRAAVASAAVIGPNANNPGLLIGNYFGPPCESVTPLKGVQGYVKDVRFLAGCGSAVCDVADTDQAAALAASSDYVLLFMGLSQQQESEGRDRTSLLLPGQQQSLITAVADAAKRPVILVLLTGGPVDVTFAKTNPKIGAILWAGYPGQAGGLAIARVLFGDHNPGGRLPVTWYPEEFTKVPMTDMRMRADPATGYPGRSYRFYQGETVYKFGYGLSYSSYSRRLVSSGKPNTDLLAGLSTMPSPAAEEGVASYHVEHIGPKRCDQLKFPAVVEVENHGPMDGKHSVLVYLRWANATAGRPAKQLIGFRRQHLKAGEKARLTFDISPCEHFSRVRKDGNKVVDRGSHFLMVDKHEMEITFEV, encoded by the exons ATGGCCGTGCTGTCCCACCACGACGCCGGCACGGTGGTTGCACAGACGCTGCTTCTGCTGCTGACGGCGTCGTCGTCGTTGCTGGGGGCGGTGGTGCCGGCCCTCGCCGCCGACCCGCCCTTCTCCTGCGGGCCGTCGTCCACCGCGGCGACGCAGGGGTACGCCTTCTGCGACGCGACGCTTCCGGTGGCGCAGCGGGCGGCGAACCTGGTGGCGCGGCTGACGACggcggagaaggtggcgcagctgggcGACGAGGCCGCGGGCATCCCGCGGCTGGGCGTGCCGGCCTACAAGTGGTGGAACGAGGCGCTGCACGGGCTGGCCACCTCCGGCAAGGGCCTCCACTTCAACGGCGCCGTCCGCAGCGCCACCAGCTTCCCGCAg GCGATCGGCAGGGAGGCTCGGGCGCTGTACAACCTGGGGCAGGCGGAGGGGCTGACGATGTGGTCCCCGAACGTGAACATCTACCGGGACCCGCGGTGGGGCCGCGGGCAGGAGACCCCCGGCGAGGACCCGACGACGGCGAGCCGCTACGGCGTGGCGTTCGTCAAGGGCCTGCAGGGGAACTCGTCGGCGTCGCTGCTGCAGACGTCGGCGTGCTGCAAGCACGCGACGGCGTACGACCTGGAGGACTGGGGCGGCGTGGCCCGCTACAACTTCGACGCCAGGGTGACGGCGCAGGACCTGGAGGACACGTACAACCCGCCGTTCAGGAGCTGCGTGGTGGACGGCAAGGCCAGCTGCGTCATGTGCGCCTACACCGGCATCAACGGCGTCCCCGCCTGCGCCAACTCCGACCTGCTCACCAAGACCGTCAGAGGCGACTGGGGCCTCGACGG gTACGTCGCCTCCGACTGCGACGCCGTGGCCATCATGCGTGACGCGCAGCGGTACGCGCCAACGCCGGAGGACGCGGTTGCACTCGCGCTCAAGGCCG GACTGGACATCGACTGCGGGACCTACATGCAGCAGCACGCGGCGGCCGCCGTGCAGCAGGGCAAGATCACGGAGGACGACATCGACAAGGCGCTCAACAACCTCTTCGCCGTCCGGATGCGCCTGGGCCACTTCGACGGCGACCCCAGGGCCAACATCTACGGCGGCCTCAACGCCGCCGACATCTGCACCCCGGACCACAGGGCCCTCGCCCTCGAAGCCGCGCAGGACGGCATCGTCCTTCTCAAGAACGACGCCAGCATCCTCCCGCTCGACCGTGccgccgtcgcctccgccgccgtcatCGGCCCCAACGCCAACAACCCCGGCCTGCTCATCGGCAACTACTTCGGCCCGCCGTGCGAGTCCGTCACGCCGCTCAAGGGGGTCCAGGGCTACGTCAAGGACGTCAGGTTCCTGGCCGGGTGCGGCTCGGCGGTCTGCGACGTGGCCGACACGGACCAGGCGGCCGCGCTGGCGGCCTCGTCCGACTACGTGCTCCTCTTCATGGGGCTGAGCCAGCAGCAGGAGAGCGAAGGGCGCGACAGGACCAGCCTCCTGCTCCCCGGGCAGCAGCAGAGCCTCATCAccgccgtcgccgacgccgccaAGAGGCCCGTCATCCTGGTGCTCCTCACGGGCGGGCCGGTGGACGTCACCTTCGCCAAGACCAACCCCAAGATCGGCGCCATCCTCTGGGCCGGTTACCCCGGCCAGGCCGGCGGGCTCGCCATCGCCAGGGTGCTCTTCGGCGACCACAACCCCGGCGGGAGGCTGCCGGTGACCTGGTACCCGGAAGAGTTCACCAAGGTGCCCATGACCGACATGCGGATGCGCGCCGACCCGGCCACCGGTTACCCCGGCCGGAGCTACCGCTTCTACCAGGGAGAGACCGTCTACAAGTTTGGCTACGGCCTCAGCTACTCCAGCTACTCTCGCCGGCTGGTCTCATCCGGCAAGCCCAACACAGACTTGCTCGCAGGCCTGAGCACAATGCCATCGCCAGCGGCGGAAGAAGGCGTCGCGAGCTACCACGTCGAACATATTGGCCCCAAACGGTGCGATCAGCTCAAGTTCCCGGCCGTGGTCGAGGTGGAAAACCACGGCCCCATGGACGGCAAGCACTCGGTGCTCGTGTACCTCCGGTGGGCCAACGCaacggccggccggccggcgaaGCAGCTCATCGGGTTCAGGAGACAGCACCTAAAGGCAGGAGAGAAGGCCAGACTCACATTTGACATCAGCCCGTGTGAGCACTTTAGCAGGGTGAGGAAGGATGGCAACAAGGTGGTAGACAGAGGGTCTCATTTCCTCATGGTTGACAAGCATGAGATGGAGATTACATTCGAGGTTTGA
- the LOC123096096 gene encoding probable beta-D-xylosidase 7 isoform X1: MAVLSHHDAGTVVAQTLLLLLTASSSLLGAVVPALAADPPFSCGPSSTAATQGYAFCDATLPVAQRAANLVARLTTAEKVAQLGDEAAGIPRLGVPAYKWWNEALHGLATSGKGLHFNGAVRSATSFPQVSLTAAAFDDDLWFRIGQAIGREARALYNLGQAEGLTMWSPNVNIYRDPRWGRGQETPGEDPTTASRYGVAFVKGLQGNSSASLLQTSACCKHATAYDLEDWGGVARYNFDARVTAQDLEDTYNPPFRSCVVDGKASCVMCAYTGINGVPACANSDLLTKTVRGDWGLDGYVASDCDAVAIMRDAQRYAPTPEDAVALALKAGLDIDCGTYMQQHAAAAVQQGKITEDDIDKALNNLFAVRMRLGHFDGDPRANIYGGLNAADICTPDHRALALEAAQDGIVLLKNDASILPLDRAAVASAAVIGPNANNPGLLIGNYFGPPCESVTPLKGVQGYVKDVRFLAGCGSAVCDVADTDQAAALAASSDYVLLFMGLSQQQESEGRDRTSLLLPGQQQSLITAVADAAKRPVILVLLTGGPVDVTFAKTNPKIGAILWAGYPGQAGGLAIARVLFGDHNPGGRLPVTWYPEEFTKVPMTDMRMRADPATGYPGRSYRFYQGETVYKFGYGLSYSSYSRRLVSSGKPNTDLLAGLSTMPSPAAEEGVASYHVEHIGPKRCDQLKFPAVVEVENHGPMDGKHSVLVYLRWANATAGRPAKQLIGFRRQHLKAGEKARLTFDISPCEHFSRVRKDGNKVVDRGSHFLMVDKHEMEITFEV; the protein is encoded by the exons ATGGCCGTGCTGTCCCACCACGACGCCGGCACGGTGGTTGCACAGACGCTGCTTCTGCTGCTGACGGCGTCGTCGTCGTTGCTGGGGGCGGTGGTGCCGGCCCTCGCCGCCGACCCGCCCTTCTCCTGCGGGCCGTCGTCCACCGCGGCGACGCAGGGGTACGCCTTCTGCGACGCGACGCTTCCGGTGGCGCAGCGGGCGGCGAACCTGGTGGCGCGGCTGACGACggcggagaaggtggcgcagctgggcGACGAGGCCGCGGGCATCCCGCGGCTGGGCGTGCCGGCCTACAAGTGGTGGAACGAGGCGCTGCACGGGCTGGCCACCTCCGGCAAGGGCCTCCACTTCAACGGCGCCGTCCGCAGCGCCACCAGCTTCCCGCAggtcagcctcaccgccgccgccttcgACGACGACCTCTGGTTCCGCATCGGCcag GCGATCGGCAGGGAGGCTCGGGCGCTGTACAACCTGGGGCAGGCGGAGGGGCTGACGATGTGGTCCCCGAACGTGAACATCTACCGGGACCCGCGGTGGGGCCGCGGGCAGGAGACCCCCGGCGAGGACCCGACGACGGCGAGCCGCTACGGCGTGGCGTTCGTCAAGGGCCTGCAGGGGAACTCGTCGGCGTCGCTGCTGCAGACGTCGGCGTGCTGCAAGCACGCGACGGCGTACGACCTGGAGGACTGGGGCGGCGTGGCCCGCTACAACTTCGACGCCAGGGTGACGGCGCAGGACCTGGAGGACACGTACAACCCGCCGTTCAGGAGCTGCGTGGTGGACGGCAAGGCCAGCTGCGTCATGTGCGCCTACACCGGCATCAACGGCGTCCCCGCCTGCGCCAACTCCGACCTGCTCACCAAGACCGTCAGAGGCGACTGGGGCCTCGACGG gTACGTCGCCTCCGACTGCGACGCCGTGGCCATCATGCGTGACGCGCAGCGGTACGCGCCAACGCCGGAGGACGCGGTTGCACTCGCGCTCAAGGCCG GACTGGACATCGACTGCGGGACCTACATGCAGCAGCACGCGGCGGCCGCCGTGCAGCAGGGCAAGATCACGGAGGACGACATCGACAAGGCGCTCAACAACCTCTTCGCCGTCCGGATGCGCCTGGGCCACTTCGACGGCGACCCCAGGGCCAACATCTACGGCGGCCTCAACGCCGCCGACATCTGCACCCCGGACCACAGGGCCCTCGCCCTCGAAGCCGCGCAGGACGGCATCGTCCTTCTCAAGAACGACGCCAGCATCCTCCCGCTCGACCGTGccgccgtcgcctccgccgccgtcatCGGCCCCAACGCCAACAACCCCGGCCTGCTCATCGGCAACTACTTCGGCCCGCCGTGCGAGTCCGTCACGCCGCTCAAGGGGGTCCAGGGCTACGTCAAGGACGTCAGGTTCCTGGCCGGGTGCGGCTCGGCGGTCTGCGACGTGGCCGACACGGACCAGGCGGCCGCGCTGGCGGCCTCGTCCGACTACGTGCTCCTCTTCATGGGGCTGAGCCAGCAGCAGGAGAGCGAAGGGCGCGACAGGACCAGCCTCCTGCTCCCCGGGCAGCAGCAGAGCCTCATCAccgccgtcgccgacgccgccaAGAGGCCCGTCATCCTGGTGCTCCTCACGGGCGGGCCGGTGGACGTCACCTTCGCCAAGACCAACCCCAAGATCGGCGCCATCCTCTGGGCCGGTTACCCCGGCCAGGCCGGCGGGCTCGCCATCGCCAGGGTGCTCTTCGGCGACCACAACCCCGGCGGGAGGCTGCCGGTGACCTGGTACCCGGAAGAGTTCACCAAGGTGCCCATGACCGACATGCGGATGCGCGCCGACCCGGCCACCGGTTACCCCGGCCGGAGCTACCGCTTCTACCAGGGAGAGACCGTCTACAAGTTTGGCTACGGCCTCAGCTACTCCAGCTACTCTCGCCGGCTGGTCTCATCCGGCAAGCCCAACACAGACTTGCTCGCAGGCCTGAGCACAATGCCATCGCCAGCGGCGGAAGAAGGCGTCGCGAGCTACCACGTCGAACATATTGGCCCCAAACGGTGCGATCAGCTCAAGTTCCCGGCCGTGGTCGAGGTGGAAAACCACGGCCCCATGGACGGCAAGCACTCGGTGCTCGTGTACCTCCGGTGGGCCAACGCaacggccggccggccggcgaaGCAGCTCATCGGGTTCAGGAGACAGCACCTAAAGGCAGGAGAGAAGGCCAGACTCACATTTGACATCAGCCCGTGTGAGCACTTTAGCAGGGTGAGGAAGGATGGCAACAAGGTGGTAGACAGAGGGTCTCATTTCCTCATGGTTGACAAGCATGAGATGGAGATTACATTCGAGGTTTGA